The following proteins are co-located in the Thermus thermophilus HB8 genome:
- the ndk gene encoding nucleoside-diphosphate kinase produces the protein MERTFVMIKPDGVRRGLVGEILARFERKGFRIAALKLMQISQELAERHYAEHREKPFFPGLVRFITSGPVVAMVLEGPGVVAEVRKMMGATHPKDALPGTIRGDFATTIDENVIHGSATLEDAQREIALFFRPEELL, from the coding sequence ATGGAGCGGACCTTCGTCATGATCAAGCCCGACGGCGTGCGCCGGGGCCTTGTGGGGGAGATCCTCGCCCGGTTTGAGCGCAAGGGGTTCCGCATCGCGGCCCTGAAGCTCATGCAGATCAGCCAGGAGCTGGCGGAGCGGCACTACGCCGAGCACCGGGAAAAGCCCTTCTTCCCCGGCCTCGTGCGCTTCATCACCTCGGGCCCCGTGGTGGCCATGGTCCTGGAAGGGCCGGGGGTGGTGGCCGAGGTGCGCAAGATGATGGGCGCCACCCACCCCAAGGACGCCCTCCCCGGGACCATCCGGGGCGACTTCGCCACCACCATTGACGAGAACGTGATCCACGGCTCCGCCACCCTCGAGGACGCCCAGCGG